In a genomic window of Gavia stellata isolate bGavSte3 chromosome 30, bGavSte3.hap2, whole genome shotgun sequence:
- the KLHDC8A gene encoding kelch domain-containing protein 8A, translating into MELANTKDFQWKTLAPLPSRRVYSTLVEAGGQVFAVGGCDDNGVPMDCFEVYSPEADQWTSLAPMPTARAGVAVATLGKRIMVIGGVGVNQMPLKIVEMYNIDEGKWKKRNSLREAAMGISVTAKDYRVYAAGGMGSDLRPHNYLQHYDMLKDIWVSLAAMPTPRYAATSFLRGTKIYVLGGRQSKYAINAFEVFDTETRSWTKFPNIPNKRAFSSFVPTEDKLFSLGGLRQGRLYRQPKFMRTVDMFDMEQGGWMKMERSFYLKKRRADFVAGYLKGRVIVAGGLGNQPTVLESAEAFHPEKNKWESLPPMPTPRCACSSIVVRNCLLAVGGVSQGLSSAVEALCLSDS; encoded by the exons ATGGAGCTAGCTAATACCAAGGACTTCCAGTGGAAAACCCTCGCCCCACTCCCGAGCCGCAGGGTCTACTCGACCCTGGTGGAAGCTGGCGGGCAGGTGTTTGCCGTCGGGGGCTGCGATGACAACGGGGTCCCCATGGACTGCTTCGAGGTCTACTCCCCCGAGGCCGACCAGTGGACCTCGCTGGCCCCTATGCCCACGGCCCGGGCGGGGGTGGCCGTGGCCACCTTGGGCAAGAGGATCATGGTGATAGGAGGGGTCGGAGTGAATCAGATGCCGCTGAAGATAGTGGAGATGTACAACATAGATGAGGGCAAGTGGAAGAAGAGGAACTCGCTGAGAGAGGCAGCCATGGGCATCTCGGTGACGGCAAAAG ACTACAGAGTCTATGCGGCTGGTGGGATGGGATCTGACCTGCGGCCACACAACTACCTGCAGCACTATGACATGCTCAAGGACATCTGGGTGTCGCTGGCGGCCATGCCCACACCCAGGTACGCTGCCACATCCTTCCTGCGAGGCACCAAGATCTACGTGCTGG GTGGAAGGCAGTCCAAGTACGCTATCAATGCCTTCGAGGTCTTTGACACAGAGACCAGGTCGTGGACCAAGTTTCCCAACATCCCCAACAAAAGAGCCTTCTCCAGTTTCGTGCCCACAGAAGACAAACTCTTCAGTCTCGGGGGCCTGCGGCAGGGACGGCTCTACCGGCAGCCCAAGTTCATGAGGACCGTGGACATGTTTGACATGGAACAAG GTGGCTGGATGAAGATGGAGCGCTCCTTCTACCTGAAGAAAAGGCGAGCAGACTTCGTGGCTGGCTACCTGAAAGGCAGAGTCATTGTGGCCGGGGGACTAG GAAACCAGCCAACCGTCCTGGAGTCCGCAGAGGCCTTCCACCCGGAGAAGAACAAGTGGGAGAGCCTGCCCCCCATGCCCACGCCGCGCTGTGCCTGCTCCAGCATCGTGGTCCGGAACTGCCTGCTGGCCGTCGGCGGGGTGAGCCAGGGCCTGAGCAGTGCCGTGGAGGCCCTGTGCCTCTCCGATTCCTAG